From Anopheles maculipalpis chromosome X, idAnoMacuDA_375_x, whole genome shotgun sequence:
AGGTTTTGCGTTTACAACACAAACCAAGAAGCCATTCCGGACGATGCCGTTTCCTTTTTTAGCCTGGCACGTGCAAAGCAGTCAGCGCTTCTGCATTGCAAACGCTCCGGCATTACAGCACCATTCCATATCCCGGTGCGCTATTATTGCTGCGTGTGTCCTCAACTCCCAGGACAGGAGTAGCTATTTGAGTGTGATGGACACTGCACGCAAACACCGCAACCACCTCCATAATAAAACCTCATTACGTGTCGGATACCCTGGCTATTCATTCGTAAAGCAAGGAATGTGTCGTCATGATGTGTtgtgtcttttgtttttgtcttcctCCCCCAATGGAGAAGGTGAACACTTAATCCAATTTAAAGTATCGAACTCGTAGAACACGGACGCGCACCAATAGTTCGAGCGCAGCAGTACGTAGTACCTATCCGGCCGTGCAGGACCATTCCCGCGAGTGAACCTGTCTTTGCGAACGTAGTCGTGCGGCCATCACACGCCGACAGTTTGTGCAATGTTGGGCAGTGCTATCGATACGAAAAAATGGCTTTCCGAGCGGGATCTGCTGAGGTTGGTTGAcggttgttttgctgtgtttgttttgcttccgtcCGAAATCCACCGTAGAGGACCTACTTGGAGCAACTTCGAGTGAGAGCAAGTGGCAGAGCTTTAATTGGCGGTTCACTTCATCAGCCTATCTACTGATAAGCATCATGCAATACCACACCACATGCGACAGCACTGGGATGAGCTGGAAGCGATAACGAGACACCTTCAGCATTGGTCCTCGCTTCATCCGACACGGATAACGCACTACGTCCTTGGTAGCGAAGCAAGCTCCTTCCTGTGGGcgaacaattttccattcgattCTGTACGCATTTCTATTTTTGCACCACACTTTCGCTCGACTGAACCTGAAGCGGCGCTGATAGCATGGGCGTCACCTAAACCTCTGACGGTATCGGAGTGGTGCTGATAATTAGTGAATTGGAAAATCGATTGACCGATCAATTAACCAACCGATCCGTTAGTGTTGAGATAGAGCTCTAGTCATCTACCCCTTCCCCGTCTTGTGCCGCCAGTCGAACAACACAACAGCGCACAACATCCGGGACCATCCGATTAATGTGCTGCCAAGGAAGGTGGCGCGCTGGAACTTTAGTAATCGACGCTCTTTCAGTGCTGCCGTACAGCTCGATTCGTGCAGTTCGTCCCGTGCTGTCTTCGTAATCCGACGTTGCGTTGCCTCTCTACCCGATAGTTGCGCTGGCCTCTCTACCTCTCTTTACACCTTATCAATCGTAAtacttctctctctctctctgtctacCCATCTCACAATCCAGAGTGATGGAGCAGGATCGGCACTCGACTGCCCCGGAAGTGCATCCCGACGAGCAGCTGCCGTTCGACGAGCATGACTTCGTCGCCCACTTCCAACGGGTGTCGATCTCGGGCGAGGACACCAGCGGTGTACCGTTGGACGATCTCGAGCGTGCCTCAACGCTGCTGGTGAAGGCGTTAGAACTGCGCGAAAAGTATATGCGCAATTCGCACCAAGCGTTTCCGCAGACTACGGCACGTTTCCTCAAATCGACACACTCGAGCACGATCACGCATCAGGAACGCAAATCCATCGCTGGTAAGTGATAGCGATATTGGTGTACGGGTTCAAGGAGCTTTCGTAACGACGACCCGTAAAAATCGGCGTAGTTAAGTGGACCAGTCTCTATTGCTTCAGTCTTATGCTCTGATAGTCCGCACTAGATATCCTCATTTgtccaaaaattctttttcaatACGTTTCCCTTTTCTCTAAACTAGTTTCTCTACTTGATCTACTGTAACTTTTActtattttcttattgtttattttttcttttataaatatttctttttatcgtgttttttcacttttttatttacaatttttgttgctgatttTGCAATATCGATTCTTTTTCGtcgcacgaaaaaaaaacgaacaaacaaaccgcaCACACCTATCCACACGCACACTCTGCTCGTGTATTCGTACACCCAACCGTCACCTCTTTGCACTATCCGTGACTTCCTTTTCTATTGCGGTTTTGTCTCACCGTAACGGTTAGTTGGCGTATTTTTtatactctttttttttgttttttagctaTTAAAGTAcggttgctttcctttttttcttgttttgttaactttttccttgttttttcttctttaagtTAGATGCTGACATGTTCGTTTGTTCCTTAATTCTtagtttgtatttttcattagTTTTGTCCTTCTTACTCTATTCTCTGTTGTTTTATACTCGTCTACCCCGTTTATAAATGTTGATAGTACTTTTATcctgtttgtttacattgttgCTTGCCCATTGAGATAGAATGATTATTGTGTCGCACTTCGCTAAAATGCACCCGTACCCCACCCGTACAATCCTCCACTTCGTTTCTAATTGTTGCTCAGCTGAAAAGCCGACATAACTACGACACCCAGAGCCTGTTACGGGTTCGGTTTTCAGTGATGCATAAGTCCCGCACCTACTAGCTCCGacgttgttttgttattgataCAGCTACCTCATAGTATTGCGCGCGAAAATCCGTGTTTCTAGAGTAGAGTGATACAATAGCTTGTTCTGTTGTTATTAGCAATGTAATCTAATCGCTCGTAAAACGTGTGAGCATTCATGATGATGGGATAGAGAGAGTCCCCTCTTCCCAATGTGAGAGCCTCAAATCTCTCTCAAGTGCAACGAGACTCGTTGCAGGTAGCGCTATGATGACGTGCTTGACAGTCGTTGTCAACTCTAACGAGTCTCTTCTGCCATCAGACATCGCGATCCTAAGATGAGAGCAAACTATGAACCTTTTTATCTTTATCTTTTCCCGAACCACCACACTTCACACTCACGCAGATCATCCAGTGAATCCACCCCAAAGTACTCAGTCGCCCTGGGTCATTGAAATACCGGAAGATCTGAACTACAGCATCCGGCCGGTGAACGGTGTGTTTGAGGTGTTCCCGGCGACGGACGCGACCGAACCTATACCCTACCACTACACCCGTCTGCCCGACTTTGTCCTCGACATGCAGATGATGTGCTCGATGATAGCGGACGGGCCGCTCAAGTCGTTCTGCTACCGTCGGCTGAGCTACCTGTACTCCAAATTTCAGCTGCACGTGCTGCTGAACGAGTTGCGCGAGCTCGCCTCGCAGAAAGCGGTACCACACCGTGACTTCTACAACATCCGCAAGGTGGACACGCACATCCACGCGGCCAGCTGCATGAACCAGAAGCATTTGCTACGCTTCATCAAGAAGACGCTAAAGAACAGTGCGGACGAGGTGGTGACAGTGACCAAGGGCACACCGATGACGCTCGCGCAAGTGTTCCAGTCGATGAATCTAACCACGTACGATCTAACGGTGGACATGCTCGATGTACACGCGGACCGTAACACTTTTCACCGGTTCGACAAGTTCAACGCCAAGTACAATCCGATCGGTGAATCGAGATTGCGCGAGGTGTTCCTCAAGACGGACAACTACCTGAACGGGAAGTACTTTGCGAACATCATCAAGGAGGTGGCGAGCGATTTTGAGGAGAGCAAGTACCAGAACGCCGAGTTGCGGCTCTCGATCTATGGCAAATCTCCGGACGAATGGTACAAGCTGGCGAAGTGGGCCATCGACGGTAACCTGTACTCGGACAACATCCGCTGGCTGATACAAATACCGCGTCTCTAGTAAGTTGTGTTCATCTTACGTTTCccacagttttgtttgttttaccctTCACTAATGATGCTTCTTTACGCTTCACAGTGACATCTTCAAAACGAACCAGCTGATGACCTCGTTCCAGCAGATACTGGACAACGTGTTCAAGCCCCTGTTCGAAGCGACCAACAATCCGAGCCAGCATCCGGAGATACACACCTTCCTGCAGTACGTGATCGGGTTCGACTCGGTGGACGACGAATCGAAACCGGAGAACCCGCTGTTCGATGGGGACGTCACACCACCGGAACAGTGGACCGATGAGGAGAATCCACCGTACGCCTACTACATCTACTACATGTACGCCAACATGACCGTGCTGAACCACTTTCGGGCGGCACGCGGTCTCAACACGTTCGTGCTGCGGCCCCACTGTGGTGAGGCTGGCCCGGTACAGCATCTCGTCTGTGGTTACCTGATGGCGGAGAACATTTCGCACGGTTTGCTGCTGCGCAAGGTGCCGGTACTGCAGTATCTGTATTATCTTGCCCAGATCGGTATTGCGATGTCGCCGCTCTCCAACAACTCACTATTTCTCAACTACGATCGCAACCCGTTCCCGGAGTATCTGGCCCGCGGGTTGGTCGTGTCGCTTTCCACCGATGATCCGCTACAATTTCACTACACCAAGGTAACTAGAAAGGCAACCACCTCTGTTGACAAAAAAGTAACCAATACTAagggatttttaaaacaaatttgcctCAATAGTACCTTAataggcagattttgtcaatagggcaAAGTTGCCCCCCATGTAAGTGAGGTTTAAGGTTCTGTATcctaatatttgttttgtgtgctgttgtcGCACCCTTTTCCAGGAGCCGCTGATGGAGGAGTACAGCATTGCGGCGCAGGTGTGGAAGCTTAGCTCGTGCGATATGTGTGAGCTGGCACGGAACAGTGTGCTGATGTCCGGCTTTCCGCACAAGATGAAACAGCACTGGCTTGGGCCGAATTATACGCGCGAAGGTGTGGCCGGTAACGATATTACGCGCACGAATGTGCCAGATATCCGGGTAGCGTTCCGTTACGAGTCACTGTTAGATGAGCTGGCCAACATCTTCAAGGTGAACAACGAACAGAAGATGCAGTACGCCGCACAACAGTAAcaccgcacgcacacacacacaaggaacGTTTTcccttctctctatctcttccaatttatctctccctctctctttctttcattctttctctttcactgTCCTTCTATCGGGCCCATTCCTTGGGCCTGAAATTTACTATTTAGTGTTTATAGTGGACCCAACAAGAATAAGAGTTAAA
This genomic window contains:
- the LOC126568623 gene encoding AMP deaminase 2 isoform X3, encoding MLGSAIDTKKWLSERDLLRVMEQDRHSTAPEVHPDEQLPFDEHDFVAHFQRVSISGEDTSGVPLDDLERASTLLVKALELREKYMRNSHQAFPQTTARFLKSTHSSTITHQERKSIADHPVNPPQSTQSPWVIEIPEDLNYSIRPVNGVFEVFPATDATEPIPYHYTRLPDFVLDMQMMCSMIADGPLKSFCYRRLSYLYSKFQLHVLLNELRELASQKAVPHRDFYNIRKVDTHIHAASCMNQKHLLRFIKKTLKNSADEVVTVTKGTPMTLAQVFQSMNLTTYDLTVDMLDVHADRNTFHRFDKFNAKYNPIGESRLREVFLKTDNYLNGKYFANIIKEVASDFEESKYQNAELRLSIYGKSPDEWYKLAKWAIDGNLYSDNIRWLIQIPRLYDIFKTNQLMTSFQQILDNVFKPLFEATNNPSQHPEIHTFLQYVIGFDSVDDESKPENPLFDGDVTPPEQWTDEENPPYAYYIYYMYANMTVLNHFRAARGLNTFVLRPHCGEAGPVQHLVCGYLMAENISHGLLLRKVPVLQYLYYLAQIGIAMSPLSNNSLFLNYDRNPFPEYLARGLVVSLSTDDPLQFHYTKEPLMEEYSIAAQVWKLSSCDMCELARNSVLMSGFPHKMKQHWLGPNYTREGVAGNDITRTNVPDIRVAFRYESLLDELANIFKVNNEQKMQYAAQQ
- the LOC126568623 gene encoding AMP deaminase 2 isoform X2, whose amino-acid sequence is MEIEAETTSKLKAVQGNESPAGHAGSGGGGGGVGGGGVLSGALSLSQEDIVGVLPNEISAPYEVPQFPIEQIEKKLQLQRQLNAKVMEQDRHSTAPEVHPDEQLPFDEHDFVAHFQRVSISGEDTSGVPLDDLERASTLLVKALELREKYMRNSHQAFPQTTARFLKSTHSSTITHQERKSIADHPVNPPQSTQSPWVIEIPEDLNYSIRPVNGVFEVFPATDATEPIPYHYTRLPDFVLDMQMMCSMIADGPLKSFCYRRLSYLYSKFQLHVLLNELRELASQKAVPHRDFYNIRKVDTHIHAASCMNQKHLLRFIKKTLKNSADEVVTVTKGTPMTLAQVFQSMNLTTYDLTVDMLDVHADRNTFHRFDKFNAKYNPIGESRLREVFLKTDNYLNGKYFANIIKEVASDFEESKYQNAELRLSIYGKSPDEWYKLAKWAIDGNLYSDNIRWLIQIPRLYDIFKTNQLMTSFQQILDNVFKPLFEATNNPSQHPEIHTFLQYVIGFDSVDDESKPENPLFDGDVTPPEQWTDEENPPYAYYIYYMYANMTVLNHFRAARGLNTFVLRPHCGEAGPVQHLVCGYLMAENISHGLLLRKVPVLQYLYYLAQIGIAMSPLSNNSLFLNYDRNPFPEYLARGLVVSLSTDDPLQFHYTKEPLMEEYSIAAQVWKLSSCDMCELARNSVLMSGFPHKMKQHWLGPNYTREGVAGNDITRTNVPDIRVAFRYESLLDELANIFKVNNEQKMQYAAQQ
- the LOC126568623 gene encoding AMP deaminase 2 isoform X1, translating into MSARGVLLKCDMNSSFDQPDPAIIISPRSPAILLNDYFSPEVQGNESPAGHAGSGGGGGGVGGGGVLSGALSLSQEDIVGVLPNEISAPYEVPQFPIEQIEKKLQLQRQLNAKVMEQDRHSTAPEVHPDEQLPFDEHDFVAHFQRVSISGEDTSGVPLDDLERASTLLVKALELREKYMRNSHQAFPQTTARFLKSTHSSTITHQERKSIADHPVNPPQSTQSPWVIEIPEDLNYSIRPVNGVFEVFPATDATEPIPYHYTRLPDFVLDMQMMCSMIADGPLKSFCYRRLSYLYSKFQLHVLLNELRELASQKAVPHRDFYNIRKVDTHIHAASCMNQKHLLRFIKKTLKNSADEVVTVTKGTPMTLAQVFQSMNLTTYDLTVDMLDVHADRNTFHRFDKFNAKYNPIGESRLREVFLKTDNYLNGKYFANIIKEVASDFEESKYQNAELRLSIYGKSPDEWYKLAKWAIDGNLYSDNIRWLIQIPRLYDIFKTNQLMTSFQQILDNVFKPLFEATNNPSQHPEIHTFLQYVIGFDSVDDESKPENPLFDGDVTPPEQWTDEENPPYAYYIYYMYANMTVLNHFRAARGLNTFVLRPHCGEAGPVQHLVCGYLMAENISHGLLLRKVPVLQYLYYLAQIGIAMSPLSNNSLFLNYDRNPFPEYLARGLVVSLSTDDPLQFHYTKEPLMEEYSIAAQVWKLSSCDMCELARNSVLMSGFPHKMKQHWLGPNYTREGVAGNDITRTNVPDIRVAFRYESLLDELANIFKVNNEQKMQYAAQQ
- the LOC126568623 gene encoding AMP deaminase 2 isoform X4, with protein sequence MYRKREINFNKQDSRTLLQVLEDQKIMEAMKQSRLAADVKTTMSLAHLSLNDIDDMVQGNESPAGHAGSGGGGGGVGGGGVLSGALSLSQEDIVGVLPNEISAPYEVPQFPIEQIEKKLQLQRQLNAKVMEQDRHSTAPEVHPDEQLPFDEHDFVAHFQRVSISGEDTSGVPLDDLERASTLLVKALELREKYMRNSHQAFPQTTARFLKSTHSSTITHQERKSIADHPVNPPQSTQSPWVIEIPEDLNYSIRPVNGVFEVFPATDATEPIPYHYTRLPDFVLDMQMMCSMIADGPLKSFCYRRLSYLYSKFQLHVLLNELRELASQKAVPHRDFYNIRKVDTHIHAASCMNQKHLLRFIKKTLKNSADEVVTVTKGTPMTLAQVFQSMNLTTYDLTVDMLDVHADRNTFHRFDKFNAKYNPIGESRLREVFLKTDNYLNGKYFANIIKEVASDFEESKYQNAELRLSIYGKSPDEWYKLAKWAIDGNLYSDNIRWLIQIPRLYDIFKTNQLMTSFQQILDNVFKPLFEATNNPSQHPEIHTFLQYVIGFDSVDDESKPENPLFDGDVTPPEQWTDEENPPYAYYIYYMYANMTVLNHFRAARGLNTFVLRPHCGEAGPVQHLVCGYLMAENISHGLLLRKVPVLQYLYYLAQIGIAMSPLSNNSLFLNYDRNPFPEYLARGLVVSLSTDDPLQFHYTKEPLMEEYSIAAQVWKLSSCDMCELARNSVLMSGFPHKMKQHWLGPNYTREGVAGNDITRTNVPDIRVAFRYESLLDELANIFKVNNEQKMQYAAQQ